GGCGGAACTGGATAATATCCTTCTTTGAATCTGATTGGGTGCTGTGTTCCCCCAGAGTTCCAGGCGGCTTCTCTGGACTCTATCTTGTAGCTGACGCCTTCAAAGGGTGTTTTCACATCCCAGTGAACCTTGTCGAAGACGAAGAACTCTATCTCCGGCCCCCAGTAGGATACGTCGTAGCCCTGCGCCTTGACGTATTCCTCTGCTTTCTGGGCCACATAGCGGGGGTCTCTGCTGAACCTTCCGCTTCCAAAACCTCTGTAGACGTCGCAGATCATACGAGCTGTTTTGTTGGGGCCGTCGCTCCATGGGAGGATTGCGAATGTTCTTGGGTCGGGTTTGAGAACCATGTCAGATTCATGGATGTCCGCGAACCCTCTCAGCGATGAGCCGTCGAGCTTTGCCACACCTTCTTGCAGAGTGTCCTCGGAGAGGTAGTTAGATGTGACGGTGACGTGGTGAAGCTTGCCTGGCAAGTCTGTTAACTGCAGGTCTATGAACCGGATACCGCTCTCCTTAATGCTCTCAAGGACTTTAGTCGAATCCATTATCTTGTTCACCGCTCAACAAGTTTTAAGTAAACAAAGAGCCAATATTTAATGGTATATTTTGTCGAACAGCCGATAAACAAATATCATTTCGTCGTTTTGCCGATTACTCGTGTAAAGTCACGTTTTTTAATCGGTGGAAAATGGCAAAAGCATGAGACCCGCCCCTCTGTTGCTTGTTTTGGTTCTGTCTCTTTGGCAGCTTGCTCAAGGTTTGGCGATGCGGTTTGAGATGGTTGAGCCTGAGACTGTTCGCCCTATTCATATTGGGGTGGGCGTTTTGACGGCGCTCATACTTCTTGGCCTTGTCCGGTCCGCGAGAATAGAGGGTGGACGCATCGGCTCAGACCTCACTTTCGTGTTTCTGTTGATGATTTTGCAGGGTTTGGCGGGGCTGTTCATTCTCGCCGAAATCTCATTAGCGACAATAATCCATCTTGCGCTATCTTTCTTTGTGGTGGGGTCTGTGGCCGCCACCCTGATTTTAGCCGCGTCCGAGACTGGCTAGCTTTTAAACTGATAGAAGGACAACGCCGCCACAGCCACCGTCATGGCATGAGCAGCTGTACAAAGGATGCAGACCGCTCCAATAAGCCCAAGCTCAACATAGACAAGTACAGCAACAACAGCTACGCCGATAACTGACCACCCCAGCGCAAGCTTCGCCAACTGTTTACCGTTGCTTGCGAGCATGGATAGCGACGCCGCACCCGCGAACCACACAACACCGTAGAACGCTGTCGGTACGCCGAGAAATTTTGCATACGGGCTAGAAAGCACGGTGTCGCATGAAAGGAAGCTGGATATTTCACAGAACGGCGGCGGTGGCAACAGAGTTAGGTAAATGCTTAGGAAGAGCCCTGAAAGCGATACCGCAAATATGAGGTACGGAATCATCCTAGTAGCCTGTCAAGCTCCCGTGCCAAGGCTTCGTAAGGCTGCTCGCCCTCGAGTTTCGCGGCTATTATGCCGTTTTTGTTGACTATGACGTATGTGGGTGTTCCGCGGACACCGTATTGGCGGAAGATTTCGAGCTGCGGGTCGAAGCCCACAGGCCATGTTACACGATAGTTTTTGATGAACTGCGCCGTTTTCTGTGCGTCGGTGTTGTATCCTCCCGCCACGGTTATGAACACGACGCCTTTTTCAGCATAGGTTTGATGAAGCCTCTCGACGATGGGCGCCATGTTACGGCAGTGAACACACCATTCATGGATAAAGTCGATGAAATAGATTTGCCCTGAGTCGGGCCTGAAGCTGACCTTCTCATTTTTCAACCCTGTTTCGTCGATGAGGTCTAGGCTGAAGGGGGTTGCTATGTCACCTGTTTTAACCGTGTTTGTTTGCCCCGTGGTTGATATTGTGGAGATACTCTGAGAAGGTGGTGTAACAATTAGGTATGCGATGAATACAACCAGCAGAGCCGCTGGTAGCACGGCTAAGTAAGTTGATAGATTACGTTTCTTCTTCACCTTCTTGGAAGGCATTTTGCTCGGCCCTTCTCAACATCGACTAATTATTAACAATTTTTGGAACTCCCTGTCACAGTTATATTATTGGTCGTTGGCTGTCGGCTGATGACTGGGCAGAGACTGCTTCTCATAGGGCTTCTGATGGGGATATTTTTAGCGGCTATCGACTCCACCGTCGTTGGGGTCGCCCTGCCATCTATAGTGTCTTCTCTCAAGGGTTTGAACATCTACAGCTGGGCGTTCACGGCCTATATCCTCACTTCAACGGTTACGGGGCCGCTGTGGGGTAAGCTCAGCGATGTCTATGGACGCCGCTTCATCTACGTGGCAGGTGTCTTGATTTTTCTCGCTGGAAGTCTGTTGTGCGGCTTGGCGCAGGACATGGTTCAGCTGGTTTTGTTCCGAGGTATACAGGGCCTCGGCGGCGGCGCTTTGCTTGTCCTCACCTTCACAATAGTTGGGGAAATATTCACGCTTAAGGAACGGGCCAAGGCCACAGGCTACACATCCTCCGTTTGGGCCGTGGCAAGCATCGTGGGGCCGCCGCTTGGAGGATTCATAGTTGACACGGTTGGATGGCGATGGATATTCTTGATAAACCTTCCAGTCGGGCTCTTCTGCGTAGCCACGGTCGGGCGCATTCTCAAGACAACCACCCGGACAGAGACAAAAATTGATGTAAGCGGGTCCATACTCTTCTTGTTGGCTGCATCCCCTTTGCTGCTTTATCTGTCAGAGTTTCAGAACATCGGCGAAACAGCGCCTCTCATCCTCTTGACCTCGGGAGCGGCTTTCACACTCTTCTTCTACAACGAACGCAGGTCACCCAGCCCCCTCATACCGTTCCATCTCTTCCGCGAAAAAATTCTCCGAACAGGTTTTCTCGGCAACCTTTTGGCAGGATTCGTTTTCTTCGGCATAATAGCCTACATGCCCCTTTATCTCCAGACGGTGCTCGGCTACTCCGCCACCTTTTCCGGGGTGCTGCTGCTCCCCCTTGTCCTTGGATGGGTTGCAAGCGCTAACGCCGCTGCTCAGCTCGCGATTAGGTCTTCCCTCAAAATCCCAGCCATTCTAAGCGGTTTCTTTCTCGTGTCTGGCACCGTTTTTCTTTCGCTGGCTTCGCAGAACATTCCTGTTTTGTTGACTGGGTTCGCTTTGACGGGGTTGGGCATGGGTTTCACCGTCTCCACTTTCCTGATAGCGACGCAGACAGTTGTTCCACGTGGAGTGCTCGGTGTAGCAACCTCCTTGCTCAGCTTTCTTAGGCTGATGGGGGGCGCAATCTCGGCCGCCGTGCTCTGGCTACCGATAGGGGCGCTGGTTAGAGACTTGGGGCTTCAGCAAAGCGTCGGAGTCGTATTGTCCGAAGCTGAGAAAACGGCCTTCACCGCAGGCTTCTCACAGTCTCTCGCCATAGCCATAGCAGCATCTGCCATAGCCCTCGCCCTCTACATATTCACACCCAGCATCAAGCTCGCCAAACTCGGCGACAAATCATCCTA
The sequence above is drawn from the Candidatus Caldarchaeum subterraneum genome and encodes:
- a CDS encoding drug resistance transporter EmrB/QacA subfamily; amino-acid sequence: MTGQRLLLIGLLMGIFLAAIDSTVVGVALPSIVSSLKGLNIYSWAFTAYILTSTVTGPLWGKLSDVYGRRFIYVAGVLIFLAGSLLCGLAQDMVQLVLFRGIQGLGGGALLVLTFTIVGEIFTLKERAKATGYTSSVWAVASIVGPPLGGFIVDTVGWRWIFLINLPVGLFCVATVGRILKTTTRTETKIDVSGSILFLLAASPLLLYLSEFQNIGETAPLILLTSGAAFTLFFYNERRSPSPLIPFHLFREKILRTGFLGNLLAGFVFFGIIAYMPLYLQTVLGYSATFSGVLLLPLVLGWVASANAAAQLAIRSSLKIPAILSGFFLVSGTVFLSLASQNIPVLLTGFALTGLGMGFTVSTFLIATQTVVPRGVLGVATSLLSFLRLMGGAISAAVLWLPIGALVRDLGLQQSVGVVLSEAEKTAFTAGFSQSLAIAIAASAIALALYIFTPSIKLAKLGDKSS
- a CDS encoding thiol-disulfide oxidoreductase, with amino-acid sequence MPSKKVKKKRNLSTYLAVLPAALLVVFIAYLIVTPPSQSISTISTTGQTNTVKTGDIATPFSLDLIDETGLKNEKVSFRPDSGQIYFIDFIHEWCVHCRNMAPIVERLHQTYAEKGVVFITVAGGYNTDAQKTAQFIKNYRVTWPVGFDPQLEIFRQYGVRGTPTYVIVNKNGIIAAKLEGEQPYEALARELDRLLG
- a CDS encoding conserved hypothetical protein (vitamin K epoxide reductase family), translated to MIPYLIFAVSLSGLFLSIYLTLLPPPPFCEISSFLSCDTVLSSPYAKFLGVPTAFYGVVWFAGAASLSMLASNGKQLAKLALGWSVIGVAVVAVLVYVELGLIGAVCILCTAAHAMTVAVAALSFYQFKS